DNA sequence from the Thiobacillus sp. SCUT-2 genome:
CCGACCGCCTCGGGCAAGACCGCGCTCGCGGTGGCGCTCGTCGAGCGTTTTCCCCTCGAGATCATCAGCGTCGATTCGGCGCTGGTGTATCGCGGCATGAACATCGGCACGGCCAAGCCGGACGCCGCCACGCTGGCGCGCGCGCCGCATCATCTGCTCGACATCCGCGATCCCGACCAAACCTATTCGGCCGCTGCCTTTCGCGAGGACGCCCTGCGGCTGATGGCCGACATCGTCGCGCGCGGCAAGGTGCCGTTCCTGGTGGGCGGCACGATGCTGTATTTCCGCGCGCTGCTGCAGGGGCTGGACGACCTGCCGCGCGCCGACGCGGACGTGCGCAGGCAGCTCGACGCCGAGGCGGCGGCGCGCGGCTGGCCGGCCCTGCACGCCGAACTCGCCCGGATCGATCCGGTCACCGCGGCGCGCCTCGCGCCCAACGATTCGCAGCGCATCGGCCGTGCACTCGAGATCTACCGGCTGACCGGCAGACCGATGGCGTCGCTTCTCGCGCGCGCGCAGGCTGAATTGCCCTATCGGCTGCTGCAGCTCGCATTGGTGCCGTCCGATCGCGCGGTGCTGCACGAACGCATCGCGGCGCGCTTCGACACCATGCTCGCCGCGGGCTTCGTCGACGAAGTCGAGCGGCTGCGCCGCCGCTACGCGCTGACGCCCGATCTCCCGTCGATGCGTGCGGTCGGCTATCGCCAGGCGTGGGCCTATCTCGACGGCGAAATCGACCTGACGCAGCTGCGCGAGCAGGGCATCGCCGCGACGCGCCAGCTCGCCAAGCGCCAGCTGACGTGGCTGCGCTCCTGGCCGGATGCGGTCGTGCTCGATTGCCTGGCGGCGGATGTGGAGGTGCAGGCGGCCGCTGCAGCGGCCCGGCATCTGGGGCGCATGGGCTGAAGTCGGGTCCCGAGGGTCGCGCGCCGGCGCGGCTCAGTCGACCGAGGTCGACTCGACCCGGGTGCGGGCGCGGCCGCGATGAAGGCGGAGGTCGAGCGTGTCGCCCGCCGCGAGCGTGGCTGCGTCCTGCACCACGCGGCCGTCCTGCCGCTGTACGATCGCGTAGCCGCGCGCCAGCACGCCGTCGGGATTGAGATGGGCGAGGCTGCTCGTCAGACGCGCCAGGGTGAGCCGGCGCCGCGCAAGCGCGCTCTCGACGGCGCGGCCGCTGCGACCGGCCAGCGCGGCGAGCCGCTGCTGTTCGCGCTGAACCGCGTGCCGCGGCGTCACCAGCTGCTGGGCGAACCGCGCCATGCGCAGCGCTTCGCGTGTCAGGCGTGCCCGCAGGCCGTTCCGCAGGCGCAGCGCCAGCTGGTCAAGGCCGTCGCGCTGGCGTCGCAGCTGTTCCGCCGGATGCACCAGGCGCCGCGCCAGATAGTCCAGGCGCTGCATCTCGCCGTGCTGCCTGCGTGCATGGTGACGATGCAGCTGGCGGGCCAGTTGCCCGAGCTGCAGAAGCAGTTCCCGTCGCACCGGGCTCGCGAGCTCGGCCGCCGCCGTGGGGGTCGGCGCGCGCAGGTCGGCGGCGAAGTCGGCAAGGGTGAAGTCGGTTTCGTGGCCGACGCCGCTCACCACCGGGATCGGGCTCGCCGCGATCGCGCGCGCCACGGCCTCGTCGTTGAAGCCCCACAGGTCCTCGAGCGAGCCGCCGCCGCGGCATACCAGCAGGACGTCGCATTCGGCGCGTGCGCCGGCGGTCCGGATCGCCCCGGCGATCTGCGCGCCGGCCCCGGCGCCCTGCACGGGCGTCGGGTAGAGGATCACCGGCAGGCCCGGCATGCGCCGCGCCAGCGCCGTGAGCACATCATGCAGCGCCGCCGCCTGGGGCGACGTCACGATGCCGAGCCGGCGCGGAAAACGGGGCAGGGCGCGCTTTTTCGCGGGATCGAAGAGGCCTTCGGCTTCCAGCTTGGTTTTCAGT
Encoded proteins:
- the xseA gene encoding exodeoxyribonuclease VII large subunit is translated as MDLADDLSDSPSPLPVLTVSELNRMARRALESQLPLLWVEGEVSNFTRAASGHWYFSLKDAAAQVRCVMFRGRNQFAGFTPANGDHVEVRALPSLYEARGEFQLGAEQIRRAGAGRLYEAFLRLKTKLEAEGLFDPAKKRALPRFPRRLGIVTSPQAAALHDVLTALARRMPGLPVILYPTPVQGAGAGAQIAGAIRTAGARAECDVLLVCRGGGSLEDLWGFNDEAVARAIAASPIPVVSGVGHETDFTLADFAADLRAPTPTAAAELASPVRRELLLQLGQLARQLHRHHARRQHGEMQRLDYLARRLVHPAEQLRRQRDGLDQLALRLRNGLRARLTREALRMARFAQQLVTPRHAVQREQQRLAALAGRSGRAVESALARRRLTLARLTSSLAHLNPDGVLARGYAIVQRQDGRVVQDAATLAAGDTLDLRLHRGRARTRVESTSVD
- the miaA gene encoding tRNA (adenosine(37)-N6)-dimethylallyltransferase MiaA; translation: MPPPSVSPAIFLMGPTASGKTALAVALVERFPLEIISVDSALVYRGMNIGTAKPDAATLARAPHHLLDIRDPDQTYSAAAFREDALRLMADIVARGKVPFLVGGTMLYFRALLQGLDDLPRADADVRRQLDAEAAARGWPALHAELARIDPVTAARLAPNDSQRIGRALEIYRLTGRPMASLLARAQAELPYRLLQLALVPSDRAVLHERIAARFDTMLAAGFVDEVERLRRRYALTPDLPSMRAVGYRQAWAYLDGEIDLTQLREQGIAATRQLAKRQLTWLRSWPDAVVLDCLAADVEVQAAAAAARHLGRMG